In one window of Gorilla gorilla gorilla isolate KB3781 chromosome 2, NHGRI_mGorGor1-v2.1_pri, whole genome shotgun sequence DNA:
- the ELP6 gene encoding elongator complex protein 6 isoform X3, which produces MARERGQLVFLEGLKSAVDIVFQAQKEPHPLQFLREANAGNLKPLFEFVREALKPVDSGEAQWTYPVLLVDDLSVLLSLGMGAVAVLDFIHYCRATVCWELKVLMELPSLRPPVTSKNSDRSRPHLLAVIFLFVWGFGFTLAGPESFCSHPVFPYLPLLKSKAPQNKGMINIAFSGAGYVWHRCGPRSVRIACVSWGKLLSSLSVFYRSAKILITKL; this is translated from the exons ATGGCGCGGGAGCGTGGGCAGCTTGTGTTCCTTGAGGGACTCAAGTCTGCAGTGGACATCGTCTTCCAGGCTCAAAAGGAGCCACACCCCCTGCAGTTTCTCAG GGAGGCTAATGCTGGGAACTTGAAACCATTGTTTGAGTTTGTACGGGAGGCCCTGAAGCCAGTAGACAGTGGAGAGGCTCAGTGGACGTACCCGGTGCTGCTGGTGGACGACCTCAGTGTGCTCCTGAGCCTGGGCATGGGGGCGGTGGCTGTGCTAGACTTCATTCACTACTGCAGAGCCACCGTGTGCTGGGAACTAAAGGTACTCATGGAACTGCCTTCTCTGCGCCCACCTGTGACCTCCAAGAACTCAGACAGGTCCAGACCTCACTTGCTTGCTGtgatctttttatttgtttggggtTTTGGCTTTACTCTGGCAGGCCCAGAAAGCTTTTGCAGCCACCCTGTTTTCCCTTACCTGCCATTGCTGAAAAGTAAAGCCccccaaaataaagggatgatcAACATTGCATTCAGTGGGGCTGGTTACGTGTGGCACCGCTGCGGTCCCAGGTCTGTCAGAATAGCCTGTGTGTCCTGGGGCAAGTTATTATCGTCCCTGAGTGTGTTTTATAGATCAGCTAAAATATTGATTACCAAGTTATGA
- the ELP6 gene encoding elongator complex protein 6 isoform X2, translated as MFVELNNLLNTTPDTAEQGKLTLLCDAKTDGSFLVHHFLSFYLKANCKVCFVALIQSFSHYSIVGQKLGVSLTMARERGQLVFLEGLKSAVDIVFQAQKEPHPLQFLREANAGNLKPLFEFVREALKPVDSGEAQWTYPVLLVDDLSVLLSLGMGAVAVLDFIHYCRATVCWELKGNMVVLVHDSGDAEDEENDILLNGLSHQSHLILRAEGLATGFCRDVHGQLRILWRRPSQPTVHRDQSFTYQYKIQDKSVSFFAKGMSPAVL; from the exons ATGTTCGTGGAACTTAATAACCTGCTTAACACCACCCCCGACACGGCGGAGCAG GGGAAACTGACTCTACTCTGTGATGCCAAGACAGATGGGAGTTTCCTTGTACACCACTTTCTCTCCTTCTATCTCAAAG ctAATTGTAAAGTCTGCTTTGTGGCACTCATCCAGTCCTTCAGCCACTACAGTATCGTGGGACAGAAGCTG GGTGTCAGCTTGACCATGGCGCGGGAGCGTGGGCAGCTTGTGTTCCTTGAGGGACTCAAGTCTGCAGTGGACATCGTCTTCCAGGCTCAAAAGGAGCCACACCCCCTGCAGTTTCTCAG GGAGGCTAATGCTGGGAACTTGAAACCATTGTTTGAGTTTGTACGGGAGGCCCTGAAGCCAGTAGACAGTGGAGAGGCTCAGTGGACGTACCCGGTGCTGCTGGTGGACGACCTCAGTGTGCTCCTGAGCCTGGGCATGGGGGCGGTGGCTGTGCTAGACTTCATTCACTACTGCAGAGCCACCGTGTGCTGGGAACTAAAG GGAAACATGGTGGTCCTTGTGCACGACAGTGGAGATGCGGAGGATGAGGAGAATGACATCCTGCTGAATGGCCTCAGTCATCAGAGCCATCTGATACTGCGGGCTGAGGGCCTGGCCACTGGCTTCTGCAGGGATGTGCACGGGCAG CTGAGGATCCTGTGGAGGAGACCATCGCAGCCCACAGTCCACCGGGATCAGAGCTTCACTTACCAGTATAAGATACAGGACAAAAGCGTGTCCTTTTTTGCCAAAGGAATGTCTCCTGCTGTTCTGTGA
- the ELP6 gene encoding elongator complex protein 6 isoform X4, with product MARERGQLVFLEGLKSAVDIVFQAQKEPHPLQFLREANAGNLKPLFEFVREALKPVDSGEAQWTYPVLLVDDLSVLLSLGMGAVAVLDFIHYCRATVCWELKGNMVVLVHDSGDAEDEENDILLNGLSHQSHLILRAEGLATGFCRDVHGQLRILWRRPSQPTVHRDQSFTYQYKIQDKSVSFFAKGMSPAVL from the exons ATGGCGCGGGAGCGTGGGCAGCTTGTGTTCCTTGAGGGACTCAAGTCTGCAGTGGACATCGTCTTCCAGGCTCAAAAGGAGCCACACCCCCTGCAGTTTCTCAG GGAGGCTAATGCTGGGAACTTGAAACCATTGTTTGAGTTTGTACGGGAGGCCCTGAAGCCAGTAGACAGTGGAGAGGCTCAGTGGACGTACCCGGTGCTGCTGGTGGACGACCTCAGTGTGCTCCTGAGCCTGGGCATGGGGGCGGTGGCTGTGCTAGACTTCATTCACTACTGCAGAGCCACCGTGTGCTGGGAACTAAAG GGAAACATGGTGGTCCTTGTGCACGACAGTGGAGATGCGGAGGATGAGGAGAATGACATCCTGCTGAATGGCCTCAGTCATCAGAGCCATCTGATACTGCGGGCTGAGGGCCTGGCCACTGGCTTCTGCAGGGATGTGCACGGGCAG CTGAGGATCCTGTGGAGGAGACCATCGCAGCCCACAGTCCACCGGGATCAGAGCTTCACTTACCAGTATAAGATACAGGACAAAAGCGTGTCCTTTTTTGCCAAAGGAATGTCTCCTGCTGTTCTGTGA
- the ELP6 gene encoding elongator complex protein 6 isoform X5 — translation MFVELNNLLNTTPDTAEQGKLTLLCDAKTDGSFLVHHFLSFYLKANCKVCFVALIQSFSHYSIVGQKLGVSLTMARERGQLVFLEGLKSAVDIVFQAQKEPHPLQFLSRDGVSP, via the exons ATGTTCGTGGAACTTAATAACCTGCTTAACACCACCCCCGACACGGCGGAGCAG GGGAAACTGACTCTACTCTGTGATGCCAAGACAGATGGGAGTTTCCTTGTACACCACTTTCTCTCCTTCTATCTCAAAG ctAATTGTAAAGTCTGCTTTGTGGCACTCATCCAGTCCTTCAGCCACTACAGTATCGTGGGACAGAAGCTG GGTGTCAGCTTGACCATGGCGCGGGAGCGTGGGCAGCTTGTGTTCCTTGAGGGACTCAAGTCTGCAGTGGACATCGTCTTCCAGGCTCAAAAGGAGCCACACCCCCTGCAGTTTCTCAG tagagacggggtttcaccgtag
- the ELP6 gene encoding elongator complex protein 6 isoform X1, producing the protein MFVELNNLLNTTPDTAEQGKLTLLCDAKTDGSFLVHHFLSFYLKANCKVCFVALIQSFSHYSIVGQKLGVSLTMARERGQLVFLEGLKSAVDIVFQAQKEPHPLQFLREANAGNLKPLFEFVREALKPVDSGEAQWTYPVLLVDDLSVLLSLGMGAVAVLDFIHYCRATVCWELKVLMELPSLRPPVTSKNSDRSRPHLLAVIFLFVWGFGFTLAGPESFCSHPVFPYLPLLKSKAPQNKGMINIAFSGAGYVWHRCGPRSVRIACVSWGKLLSSLSVFYRSAKILITKL; encoded by the exons ATGTTCGTGGAACTTAATAACCTGCTTAACACCACCCCCGACACGGCGGAGCAG GGGAAACTGACTCTACTCTGTGATGCCAAGACAGATGGGAGTTTCCTTGTACACCACTTTCTCTCCTTCTATCTCAAAG ctAATTGTAAAGTCTGCTTTGTGGCACTCATCCAGTCCTTCAGCCACTACAGTATCGTGGGACAGAAGCTG GGTGTCAGCTTGACCATGGCGCGGGAGCGTGGGCAGCTTGTGTTCCTTGAGGGACTCAAGTCTGCAGTGGACATCGTCTTCCAGGCTCAAAAGGAGCCACACCCCCTGCAGTTTCTCAG GGAGGCTAATGCTGGGAACTTGAAACCATTGTTTGAGTTTGTACGGGAGGCCCTGAAGCCAGTAGACAGTGGAGAGGCTCAGTGGACGTACCCGGTGCTGCTGGTGGACGACCTCAGTGTGCTCCTGAGCCTGGGCATGGGGGCGGTGGCTGTGCTAGACTTCATTCACTACTGCAGAGCCACCGTGTGCTGGGAACTAAAGGTACTCATGGAACTGCCTTCTCTGCGCCCACCTGTGACCTCCAAGAACTCAGACAGGTCCAGACCTCACTTGCTTGCTGtgatctttttatttgtttggggtTTTGGCTTTACTCTGGCAGGCCCAGAAAGCTTTTGCAGCCACCCTGTTTTCCCTTACCTGCCATTGCTGAAAAGTAAAGCCccccaaaataaagggatgatcAACATTGCATTCAGTGGGGCTGGTTACGTGTGGCACCGCTGCGGTCCCAGGTCTGTCAGAATAGCCTGTGTGTCCTGGGGCAAGTTATTATCGTCCCTGAGTGTGTTTTATAGATCAGCTAAAATATTGATTACCAAGTTATGA
- the ELP6 gene encoding elongator complex protein 6 isoform X6, producing MFVELNNLLNTTPDTAEQGKLTLLCDAKTDGSFLVHHFLSFYLKANCKVCFVALIQSFSHYSIVGQKLGVSLTMARERGQLVFLEGLKSAVDIVFQAQKEPHPLQFLS from the exons ATGTTCGTGGAACTTAATAACCTGCTTAACACCACCCCCGACACGGCGGAGCAG GGGAAACTGACTCTACTCTGTGATGCCAAGACAGATGGGAGTTTCCTTGTACACCACTTTCTCTCCTTCTATCTCAAAG ctAATTGTAAAGTCTGCTTTGTGGCACTCATCCAGTCCTTCAGCCACTACAGTATCGTGGGACAGAAGCTG GGTGTCAGCTTGACCATGGCGCGGGAGCGTGGGCAGCTTGTGTTCCTTGAGGGACTCAAGTCTGCAGTGGACATCGTCTTCCAGGCTCAAAAGGAGCCACACCCCCTGCAGTTTCTCAG CTGA